DNA sequence from the Coffea arabica cultivar ET-39 chromosome 11c, Coffea Arabica ET-39 HiFi, whole genome shotgun sequence genome:
GGTCCTATTCCAGAAATACCAAAACCAAACCATACAAACATTCAACCATTCACAATCATATTGGTCTTAATCCATAGCCATCCATCATGCATGCATATAATACAATATTAAATGAAAGCATAATAAAGTATTTATTTAATTCTGATCGTCAATCATTGTATGCTTAAACTTTAAATCATTTAAAGTTTCAATTCttgaagtttttctttttatttattttaaaattatggaAAACACTCTCTAATTTCATTAGAACAATTTTCAATATTTTAAAACCATGAACAAAAGTTTTTCGTAATCCTATTATGAGCCTAAGTTAAAATTATAGGATTTTCTAGTCCAGCTAGAATTTCCTAACTTAGGTTTGGAAATTTTCTCTTAAACCATTTTAGAATTTCAAATACTAACTTTGGAGcacttttttaatttatttcattaaaTTAGAAAGCTTCTAAAAGTATATGAACATTTATCAAATTTAATCTCATCAAATTTGGAAGTTTTTAAAGTTGGttacactttcttaattttAGTCTCGCTAAAATTGAGTAAGTTTCCAAAACTCAATTgaacaatttcttgtccaatttGGATTTCTAGAATTTCTAGGAAAGTACAATAATTCTAATTATATTAGAAATATAGGAACTTTCCACGTTAGTTTAGAAAACTAAACACAAAAGGGAAACCAATGACTGAAAACTTTTGTCATAGGAAATTAACCAGTTGCTTAACAGTCCtttttctagaaaatttccTGCAAATACCTTAATTGTAATCATATTAGAATTATAGGAAATTTCAAGTTAGTTTATAAATCCAAACACTAGAGAAAATCAATAACTAAATTTTATTTGTCATCCGAAACAAAATAGTTTCGTCAATTTCGTTTTTCCAGAAAGTTTCCAGCAATTGTTAACCAATCAAACTTCATCTTCACCACCATCgcatggctggaatttgaagcaACGAAGAACAAATATTTCAGCTAACCAGCAGCCACTGCAAAATCACATTAAAAACTGCTGCAATCCAGTGTTCTTGACGCAACTTCCAGTGATTAAATTTTGCAGAGTTTTTTATCTTTAATCCAGGTGCGAGCATCTTATCTAGCCGTGACTTTAAtccaggtttttttttttttttgactttaatCTAAGGTAATAGTGGACTCAACAATTCTTCTTTATTTATTGTAAGTGGCATTTGGTTCGCACATCAGAATCGGATTCGGATTTGGAATCGGATatcttgggtttggaatgaggtCATTCATTCCAATACATTTGTTTGGTTCAAGTACCTGAAATGTGTATTAttactatagttgatgtttggttcaTCGACTCTTTCGGAatggaatataataaatatattgtAAACTACATTGTAAATAATAGTTATTGGCTCTTTATAATTGGGATATAAGAAATTAttacttattaaatatattagtataaatgtattaataaatttagtctaactaattaataatttctattagtaaacatgtataattattagtataattgataatattaattatattacataaattaatatacattatataatacatagaactaataataatattattataagtttgtaactaattaaattaaaaattatatatataattaaatataaatatacaaatgttataatataaatatataattataattatgtaatatatacaaatactaattatactaatattttatataaatataatgcatattaatattggatttagttattattatatattattatatttaaaataataaatataaatataaatataattatataatttattaatattatatacatgtatatattataattatatgcacatataatatacatttataaatatattattatataatattaataaatttataatatatattatataagtatattttatttaactaaataattataatatatatttatataatatactaatattataataaaatattataattataatatattatatatttatgtatatattataatataatatatatataatattaattatactaaatattaTGTAATTATGAGATTTTGAAATCACACTTGGGTTTTGGGCAAAACCCACCCTTTTACCAAGGAATGGAGGGATgccaaatttttagaaatcattccaaaatttcaattcccaTACCAGTGAACCAAACACCAATTATAGAGTTCATCTCATTACTTCATTCCGATACCCTTTTACCAAACGACCCCTTAATAGCTATCCATACCAGACAATTCATGGACCCAGTGATTTTAATCAAGGTTACGCTGGACCTAACAATTCTTCTTTATTCATTGTATATTTTAATAGCTATCCGTGCCAGAGAATTCATGCATCAACAATTTTTTAAGGGAAAAAGACACTTTTTATCCATTCATATCACGAAGAGCAGTCACATTTCCGGAACGGCCGTGGCTTTCGTCGACATGGACGATGCTGTCTTTTtgtttctattcgttcttttgCTATTGGTTTTTCTATTTGTGATCTAAACAGAAATGGATAGCCACAAATCCTGTTGTTTTGACGAAAATTCCCGGTTACAGTCATTGAAAAACTCAAGAACAACTACAATAATAGCATATAATCATGATCTCATCATCATCcatgaaattaaataaatttcttaCATGAATTAATTAAATCTATGTGACATAAAGTTAGTTTAATTTAAGAATATTACCTCAACCCAGGAAGATCTTCTTAGACCAGTGGAAATTTATGCTGAGGGGTAAAGGATTCCACGTAGCCTCACATCTCCACACGAACCTCCTTAACTAGAATCTTCTAGGTCTAATTACTTTAAATTAGATTAGTACTAGTTATTACCAAAACACCTTCCATAAATTGGTTgtaaaaaaaccctaatttttcataGAAAAACTTGCCCTAATGAGAGATGTgcttttttccttatttcttggatgaattttagatgtttttctctcaagatttttctcaaaaacCTCACAAGACAATTATGCATCCATTAGTCTTGTTAGCAAAAAATTAGTGAGTATTTATAGATAAATAAGTTGTTTATATCCTTATAGAAATATAAAACTAGTTTACAATAGGATTTAGTTTTCTTATTCTAATACAATACTTGTATTGGGAAGCCTTAAAATTAGTGGAGTATTTATAGACAAATAAGTTGTCCATATCCTTATTGAAACCTAACGTCAGTTTACAATAGGATTCATCTTCGTTATTCTAATCTTTGAAAGGTTTAATCTTATTTGTACTATAAGTTTCTCAAGTTTAATTTGTcacataaattaaattataagttataaAAACTTATCTATCAAGTCCCTACTTGAAATTCATACAATCCGGTTAAAGAAGTTCTTAGTGTGCATGGCCCATTAGCTTCTCATATACGTTAACAATAAACATAGATTATAATTCTTAATAAATAAGAACTAGATAAATTAAAAATCCATTTAATTCATCATTGATTCCACTAATCAATTAACTCACTCTTATAGATTAGGATTCAATGCATCATGATTACCTAAGTAATGAAAAAAGTTAAGTAAATGACTTCACATTTTAGTGAACATTTACTATGTAATTAATATCCTTTTATCACACTTATCTTATATTAATCTTGAAATAAGTTGTGCTTATTCCATTATGTGATTAATGCTCATTTTTTGTACTATTATATAACTCCAATGAAGAAGTACTTACAAACACATTTTAAGGCTCTTTCACTTAGTGCTAAGAATTCTGAGTTATACAAGTAGTCAGATATGTGATAATTCCTCTTTTATAAGAGATGGTAAATCCTTATAGATTATTTACCATCTTTTCACACTTCAAATATATACCCATTTATTAATGATGTGAGTATTCCCTATTACAGGAACAATCATGTAACAAAAAAGTATAACCATCCGTACTCAAAATACCATGATAACCTTAGGTCTAACAATCACTTACACTTAGAGATTAATCTTTGGCATTTAAAGGATATTTCTATACAGAACAATCTAGTGAATTTGATCGTCCTATCAGCAATCACTCCAAAGTCGTAGTAACCTTTTTAGTGCTTTCTTATCTGTCCACCTTTAGCACTACAGCAAtttcttgcatttcatttcCTCCAATCTTTTCTTTCGTCTAGTGGAGCATTATACTACATACGATTGATTTACTTCATATGGCACTCTCATAAGAACCttgaaggaatttttttttatacctATTCAAATGGCAAGGTCTGGAATCAACTTAAGCCATCGATCTGCTGCTTATAGAGCAGTCTTAGATGGGAAAAGACAGTCAGTAGAAAACTTTCGCAGTTTCTGGAGGGAAGAAGGTGTGAAACCACTTGATAAATGTGGTGATACTGTTCTCCATTTTCTGGCCATTCACGGAAATGTGGCTGCCTTCGGATTACTTCTCCAAGATGGTCTTGTGACCAGTGAAAATCTGAAGGCCAAGAATGTCAACGGCGACACTGCATTGCATGAGGCTGCAAGATTTGGTCACAAGGATGTTGCAGAGATCATCTTAAGGACAGAAAGGGATTTAGTGTCTGAGAGCAACAAACTGGGTGAAACCCCTCTTTTTGTGGCTGCTGCATGTGGGAAAAAGGAAGTTTTCTCACTTCTGGAAAAGTATATCGGTGATTACATGAGGAGGAGGAATGATGGATGCACAATCCTTCATGCTGCAGTAATTGGAGAATGTTACAGTAAGCTTCTCTATCAAGTAAAATTTTGATTGTCTTTGCAAAAGCTGTCAAGTTTGTTGCTGAATTTGAACTCTATGTTTGTTCAGTTTATCAGTTTATGCTATCTTATCTTTTGTCCAGGTCTATGCTGGTGTAGTATGATGTGGGATATTGTTGCATTAACTTTTAGTCCTTTTCAAGTTTACTGCTTCCTACATGTTTCACTCTATTGTATCAAACAGGTTTGGCAATTGGCATATTGGGGTCCTATCCTGATCTTGCTGGAAAAcgtaatgaaaaaggaaaaactgcTTTACATCTTTTGGCTGCAAAACAAGAGTCCTTCAGGAGTGGTTCTGCCTACACGCTCAAAGATCTTGGGATGAAGTCCCTCATTCCCCTGCATATACTCCGAACTATAATCTATTCTTGTAAGTGCTTTATCATTAACCACATGCAAGTTGCAACATAAGACTTTTCCCAGTCTTAGGAGACATTCGAATTTCTTCAACTACTTCAGTACTCTACCCGTAAAGTTGATTAGGCAAATTGCCAATAATCATTAGGCTGAATGTGATGTGGCTTTGAAGTCTCTGAAGATCTCATCAAGCATATGATTTTTTCCCTCCCTGACATTGGGAGACAAAAGTTTTTAACTAAGAGTTAGTGTAGCATGTTCTGGTGACATGATTCTGTACTTAGCCTGGAAACCCTGTTAAAAATCATCTAATTTAGTGTTTAGTGGCTTTGGGATCTATGGAGAAGCAATTTGAACTACCATGCTATCTGCCTGCTGGTTTTTCTAGTAAGCAGGCTTAAAATGCCCTCAGAAttttgaaagagtgatactgtCAGTTCGTTGTGTTGCTGGCAGGTATTCCAGTCTTGTACAAGGAATCGCGACCTGTCCATATTGCAGAAGAACCAAACAATTCAGCttccattcataaattgaaCAGATCTCCTACTGTCAATTATATCTTGGGTAAAGCATCTTCTTGTATCTACTTCATATGCACTCATGCTAGTGATGATAGAATATGGATAAATTTTTTGTTTCCCCAAATTCTTCTTTTGAGAGTTGAAGCACAGTCTTGTCTAGCCTACCTTCGTAGTTACGAGAACGTCTTATTTCTTTTGAGTAAATTAGTTTCTTTTCCGTGTCCAAATAATGTAAGAATTTTGTTTTCAAGTGCTATGCAGCTTGGCCTGCAAGCTCTCTTCAATTTCCTCTTACTTCACATATCTTTTATTCATCGGCATGTCGtagaataaatataaataagCAATCGCAAGTCTAGAAATTCATTTTGGCCAATTGAACCTCCTCAAACGGTTTCTTTTGAGAACCGAATAGATTTGTGCCAAAATAACAGATGCTAAGGAGAACAAAAAGCCTACGTTGTGTAATGGATCTTGAAGTACCATTTCTGCATCTCCCGGACCAAATCTGCCCACATTGGAGTTACTCATTAATGGTTTATTCAATTTGATGTATTCGCCCTCTAGGTTTTCCTTGGCTTAAAGAAATTGATGATGCAAAGCAAAGCCATGCAGTTGCAGTAATGCTTGCAGAAAGGTTAATCAGAAGAGAAGATTGGAGCAACTATGTGCATACAGAGGACAAAGATCTTGAAGGCAGCCAGTTTGGGATATCACCAGAAAAGAAACATAGGATGCCAGATCCACTAATACAAGCAACGAGACTGGGCATCATTGAGGTAGTTCAGGAAATCCTCAGTGTCTACCCTGAAGCTGCGTATAGTTTCGATGGAAAAGGAAGGAATATACTGCAAATTGCAGTGGAGGAGAAAAAATGGTTCTTGTACGACTACTTGATGACTAGTGGTACTAACATGGACAGGATGCTAAGTGCTATTGATTGCGAAGGAAATAGCATTATACATCTCGCAGCACGCCTGGAATCCCCTCCCAGCATTCCCCCTGGAGTTTTTCAGCAAATGATGTGGGGAGTCCTCTGGTTTAAGGtaccaaattaaaattaataccAGTATTGCTTTGCTTGGTGTAtattgtttaattttcttttcccgACTATTTGCAACTTATGATTGATCTTTGGCTCCACAGCGGGTGCAATATGACTCTTTTCCATATCTCTGGCAACTACAAAATTCTGATGGGAAGACAGCAAAACAAGTATTCGAGACGAACCATGCAAGTCTACGCGAAAAGGCTGAGGAAACTGTGAGATCATTGGCCAACACTGTGTTGATTGTGTCTGTCCTCATTGGTACCATAAACTTTGCTGCAATTTTTACTGTACCTGGAGGTTTCGATCAAACGACTGGAGAGGCCATTTTTCTCAAGAACCGGCGCTGGGAATTCGGCTTGTTGATGTTCTACTTAGCTGGAGGGCTGTTCTCCTCTCTGTTCACCATGGGGACTCTGCTTGTGATTATCTTTTTGCGATTTGAAATTGAGGATTTTTATCTTTCCCTGCCCTGCTACTATGTGGTGGACATGATTTCCATCTTCTACTCCGCGGTCTTCACAATCGTAGCAGCTTTTCAAGCATTAATAGTGCAGAAAGTCGTGATTACCGACTACAGGCCCCTCGTGGTGGTCTTCTTTATCTATTGTCTGGTAGCCCTTGTGCTCATGGAAACATCATATCTGATATTCGACTATGTGTATTACCTAATTCGTTATTGCCTTTGTTATAGAGGGCGAGAATCTTAAGCACTGCCCTTGCTCTTTCACGTCAATTTGTGAAGAACTTTTGCATGTCATCTATTGATTTAGGTGAATTTCCTATAGGGAAAAAACCGAGTGAAGAATGTAACAATAAACCAACTCAAATACCACTATAATGAATTTTGATATTCATCTTGAAAACCAATTAGCAATAAATTGACCAACTCAGGAttttaataaaagaaaagaaaaactcaaaATCTTACAAATTCGACTAAAAGTTCTTGGGAAGCCAATGCCTTAGCATCTTACAAAGGTCAATACGTTTTAAAGTTTACTGATATGTTATTCTAAATTTGATAATCAATTTGCGCAGCAGTTCTCAATGCCTTTAAAGAAcgaattttccttttaaaatatTTAGCAAATCACTTTCTTTAAAGAATTTTACAAAAAGCAAAATAGACGCATACAAGAAAGCTCAGCTCCTTTCTATTGAAGTAACTTGCATCAAGTGCATTGCAAAGTCAACCGAAAAtgcaagccaaaaaaaaaaaaaaaatcactagcaACCTCCCGTGACTTCGCAGTGTTTGCACATTATTGCATGACTctctaatattttaaaatatccacATAATTCCTTgtgattttatgtaaagtggATATTTAATCATTACTATGATGAGTCTTAGCAATAGAAAGTGTAAGTGTACGCATATTTTGatcttaatttttgttataCCTAAATTATCCTTATGtcttttaattagaattattgCATTTCAATCGTGATACtaatagaaaaatgaaaagttttaataaattacATCTCAAAATGTtggtaattaaaattaaaaaccaCCCTCTTACAACTATATTCACCAATCATTTTCTTTATCTCCAATTATTGTATGTGTTAAAATTATCTACAATTATTATATTGTTATGCATGATAATTAAAGCTAACTATTTTGTATACATATTGGTTTAGAAGAAAACCACAATTAATAAGAAGACAATAGGTTATAAACAATTAatgagaaaacaaaaggttAAATTGATGATTAAATTCACTATATTATGTCATATTGAATaagaaaacttcaaaaaaaattattgataattgtaaaaaatataacaaaaaagGCTTACAATTActgaaattgataaaaaaattttgtaaccAACTCATAATGTTTTAGTATATTTTTTGGTTAGGTTTTGTTGTATACACTAATTTGATAGAACATAGAAAATTTCCTCTTCTTATTGTCACAATCCATGTAAAATAAGTAACAACTTAGTTTAGATATGATAATCTTCCATTTTCAGAGTTCAATAAACTTTTAATTGCTTTGTATAAAATAAGCATTTTTTACAACTAACAATTGCTTAATTTTGTTTATTAGCCAATATTATATTAACAATTTAGTTTAAATATCATAATATTCCATCTTCAAAGTTTTTATAACTGTAAAATGTACAATAAACTTTGCTTTTTGTTTTGTACACAATAAACATTTTGTACAATTACCAATTACTTAATTTTGTTCATTATATAGTATCTTAATTTATATTATGCCAATAATATAACCCAACTATGATATTTTTGTAGCTACTAAAATTTGGATTGAACTTTATAACAATTGTTAATATTATCATGTTTTACCAAAGGTGTTGTGATTAccattaaattataaaattgtaCTTTTTTGTACAGTTCAAAATAAATGTTGTTGAGAAGAAAATATAGATGCACACATCAAGTATGCATATGAGAGGCAAATCTAATTTGCAAGTGCtactaaaattttaaaagggGCATTAGAATACAACATAAATTGACTTGTTAGATCTTTATCATTTCAATTATTGTATTGTGCATCTACTTTCCTGCCCCTATGACTTTGCTAGCTCATTTATTAGTTGGGGTTGAGATATGTCTTTTTCCTATTGAAAATAAAACCTGTGTGTATTTCTAGTGAAATTATCATattttaataattaaaaaactaAGATTTGGCTAAATTATTAAACACTTCATGAATAGTATTTGCAATATCAACACTTATCAATACAGACCAtttaattgtaaaattacaatcgGTTAATTATATAAGAATAAAGTATGTGAATGgtatttgttttttctttagATTCAGGTTTTCTATaattttcatttcatataaaacCTAATTATTTGTAGAGTAgacattattatttttcacttaatatgGGTAGAATGAGTTAGCTTTTTGATAAAGTTCTTTAGTATGAAGTTATCTgcactattttttttaaattttttggcaCCACTTTTAATTTGTTTACATACATACCTTTTGTATATAAACTCTTTGTAATTATATaattcacaagggaatttttaatccattatatttaattatttatgtgTAAATGTTCATTGTCATCAATTAAGATTTCATTGATAGAAGTAGATGGATATTctctatttcatttttcttctattgtttttataattttgtttgaagaCAATGCAACATAAAGCACAAACAACAAATATTCCTTTTTCCTCCTAATTTTATAATGGCATGTTCAATATGGATACATTTAAATTAATTCATGAatgttttttcccttttgtctTAGAAGAAAAAACTCTAATATGATATGAAAATCAGTTAGTTGATTATAGgtgaaatataagaaaatctttTGTTGTTTGCTTGGGTTTGGGTGACATGTACTCTCATTCAATTAAAACTAAATTGTTTGCATATTTGTTAGTTGCATGAATGCTTTAAGTGCTCTCTTTCATGCCTTGTTAGTTAGTTAttcaatttttccatttttatatGAATTTGAATGAGATAAAGTGAAGTATAATATTCattgaatttggaaataaaTC
Encoded proteins:
- the LOC113717387 gene encoding uncharacterized protein produces the protein MARSGINLSHRSAAYRAVLDGKRQSVENFRSFWREEGVKPLDKCGDTVLHFLAIHGNVAAFGLLLQDGLVTSENLKAKNVNGDTALHEAARFGHKDVAEIILRTERDLVSESNKLGETPLFVAAACGKKEVFSLLEKYIGDYMRRRNDGCTILHAAVIGECYSLAIGILGSYPDLAGKRNEKGKTALHLLAAKQESFRSGSAYTLKDLGMKSLIPLHILRTIIYSCIPVLYKESRPVHIAEEPNNSASIHKLNRSPTVNYILGFPWLKEIDDAKQSHAVAVMLAERLIRREDWSNYVHTEDKDLEGSQFGISPEKKHRMPDPLIQATRLGIIEVVQEILSVYPEAAYSFDGKGRNILQIAVEEKKWFLYDYLMTSGTNMDRMLSAIDCEGNSIIHLAARLESPPSIPPGVFQQMMWGVLWFKRVQYDSFPYLWQLQNSDGKTAKQVFETNHASLREKAEETVRSLANTVLIVSVLIGTINFAAIFTVPGGFDQTTGEAIFLKNRRWEFGLLMFYLAGGLFSSLFTMGTLLVIIFLRFEIEDFYLSLPCYYVVDMISIFYSAVFTIVAAFQALIVQKVVITDYRPLVVVFFIYCLVALVLMETSYLIFDYVYYLIRYCLCYRGRES